A genomic stretch from Chitinophaga agri includes:
- a CDS encoding DUF2024 family protein: protein MDVAIFDTYVKRREGGYMHFDIIVSADTNYENVLTFGNAYLKSKSIEKQSVSSRDCRFCHVQEMIPTWEQSIRQNGYHIYEMEGCR, encoded by the coding sequence ATGGACGTTGCTATCTTTGACACCTACGTAAAACGCCGTGAAGGTGGCTATATGCACTTTGACATCATTGTATCTGCTGATACAAATTATGAGAACGTGCTAACCTTTGGAAATGCATATCTCAAATCAAAATCAATTGAAAAACAATCTGTCTCTTCCAGAGACTGTAGGTTCTGCCATGTACAGGAAATGATTCCCACCTGGGAGCAAAGTATCCGTCAGAATGGCTATCACATCTACGAAATGGAAGGCTGCAGGTAA